In Mus musculus strain C57BL/6J chromosome 1, GRCm38.p6 C57BL/6J, a single genomic region encodes these proteins:
- the Ilkap gene encoding integrin-linked kinase-associated serine/threonine phosphatase 2C isoform 1 (isoform 1 is encoded by transcript variant 1), whose amino-acid sequence MDLFGDLPEPERAPRPSAGKEAQGRPVLFEDLPPASSTDSGSGGPLLFDDLPPAASGNSGSLATSGSQVVKTEGKGAKRKAPEEEKNGGEELVEKKVCKASSVIFGLKGYVAERKGEREEMQDAHVILNDITQECNPPSSLITRVSYFAVFDGHGGIRASKFAAQNLHQNLIRKFPKGDIISVEKTVKRCLLDTFKHTDEEFLKQASSQKPAWKDGSTATCVLAVDNILYIANLGDSRAILCRYNEESQKHAALSLSKEHNPTQYEERMRIQKAGGNVRDGRVLGVLEVSRSIGDGQYKRCGVTSVPDIRRCQLTPNDRFILLACDGLFKVFTPEEAVNFILSCLEDDKIQTREGKPAVDARYEAACNRLANKAVQRGSADNVTVMVVRIGH is encoded by the exons ATGGACCTCTTCGGGGACCTGCCGGAGCCCGAGCGCGCGCCGCGGCCATCTGCCG GGAAGGAAGCACAGGGACGACCCGTGCTCTTTGAGGACCTGCCCCCGGCCAGCAGTACTGACTCAG GCTCTGGGGGACCTTTACTCTTTGATGATCTTCCGCCTGCTGCCAGTGGCAATTCAG GTTCTCTTGCCACATCAGGTTCCCAGGTGGTGAAGACTGAAGGgaaaggagcaaagaggaaagccCCTGAGGAGGAGAAGAATGGCGGTGAAGAGCTTGTGGAAAAGAAAGTTTGTAAAG CCTCTTCGGTGATCTTTGGTCTGAAAGGCTATGTGGCAGAGCGGAAGGGTGAGAGGGAGGAGATGCAGGATGCCCATGTCATCCTGAACGATATCACTCAGGAGTGTAATCCTCCATCATCTCTCAT TACTCGGGTTTCATACTTTGCTGTGTTTGATGGACATGGAGGAATACGAGCCTCGAAATTTGCTGCACAGAATTTGCACCAGAACTTAATCAGGAAATTTCCTAAAG GAGATATAATCAGTGTGGAGAAGACTGTAAAGAGGTGTCTGCTAGATACTTTTAAGCACACCGATGAAGAGTTCCTGAAACAGGCTTCAAGCCA GAAGCCTGCCTGGAAAGACGGGTCCACTGCCACGTGTGTCCTGGCTGTGGACAACATCCTGTATATCGCCAACCTTGGAGATAGTCGG GCAATCCTGTGTCGATATAATGAGGAAAGTCAGAAGCACGCAGCCTTAAGCCTCAGCAAAGAGCACAACCCAACTCAGTATGAAGAGCGCATGAGGATACAGAAAGCTGGAGGGAATGTCAG AGATGGGCGTGTCTTGGGCGTGCTGGAGGTATCGCGTTCCATTGGAGATGGGCAGTACAAGCGCTGTGGGGTCACATCTGTGCCTGATATCAGACGCTGCCAGCTGACCCCCAATGACAG GTTCATTTTGCTGGCTTGCGACGGGCTTTTCAAGGTCTTTACCCCAGAAGAAGCTGTGAACTTCATCTTGTCCTGCCTTGAG GATGACAAGATCCAGACCCGGGAAGGGAAGCCTGCTGTTGATGCCCGCTATGAAGCTGCATGCAACAGGCTGGCCAACAAGGCAGTGCAGCGGGGCTCAGCAGACAACGTGACGGTGATGGTGGTGAGGATAGGACACTGA
- the Ilkap gene encoding integrin-linked kinase-associated serine/threonine phosphatase 2C isoform X2: MDLFGDLPEPERAPRPSAGKEAQGRPVLFEDLPPASSTDSGSGGPLLFDDLPPAASGNSGSQVVKTEGKGAKRKAPEEEKNGGEELVEKKVCKASSVIFGLKGYVAERKGEREEMQDAHVILNDITQECNPPSSLITRVSYFAVFDGHGGIRASKFAAQNLHQNLIRKFPKGDIISVEKTVKRCLLDTFKHTDEEFLKQASSQKPAWKDGSTATCVLAVDNILYIANLGDSRAILCRYNEESQKHAALSLSKEHNPTQYEERMRIQKAGGNVRDGRVLGVLEVSRSIGDGQYKRCGVTSVPDIRRCQLTPNDRFILLACDGLFKVFTPEEAVNFILSCLEDDKIQTREGKPAVDARYEAACNRLANKAVQRGSADNVTVMVVRIGH, translated from the exons ATGGACCTCTTCGGGGACCTGCCGGAGCCCGAGCGCGCGCCGCGGCCATCTGCCG GGAAGGAAGCACAGGGACGACCCGTGCTCTTTGAGGACCTGCCCCCGGCCAGCAGTACTGACTCAG GCTCTGGGGGACCTTTACTCTTTGATGATCTTCCGCCTGCTGCCAGTGGCAATTCAG GTTCCCAGGTGGTGAAGACTGAAGGgaaaggagcaaagaggaaagccCCTGAGGAGGAGAAGAATGGCGGTGAAGAGCTTGTGGAAAAGAAAGTTTGTAAAG CCTCTTCGGTGATCTTTGGTCTGAAAGGCTATGTGGCAGAGCGGAAGGGTGAGAGGGAGGAGATGCAGGATGCCCATGTCATCCTGAACGATATCACTCAGGAGTGTAATCCTCCATCATCTCTCAT TACTCGGGTTTCATACTTTGCTGTGTTTGATGGACATGGAGGAATACGAGCCTCGAAATTTGCTGCACAGAATTTGCACCAGAACTTAATCAGGAAATTTCCTAAAG GAGATATAATCAGTGTGGAGAAGACTGTAAAGAGGTGTCTGCTAGATACTTTTAAGCACACCGATGAAGAGTTCCTGAAACAGGCTTCAAGCCA GAAGCCTGCCTGGAAAGACGGGTCCACTGCCACGTGTGTCCTGGCTGTGGACAACATCCTGTATATCGCCAACCTTGGAGATAGTCGG GCAATCCTGTGTCGATATAATGAGGAAAGTCAGAAGCACGCAGCCTTAAGCCTCAGCAAAGAGCACAACCCAACTCAGTATGAAGAGCGCATGAGGATACAGAAAGCTGGAGGGAATGTCAG AGATGGGCGTGTCTTGGGCGTGCTGGAGGTATCGCGTTCCATTGGAGATGGGCAGTACAAGCGCTGTGGGGTCACATCTGTGCCTGATATCAGACGCTGCCAGCTGACCCCCAATGACAG GTTCATTTTGCTGGCTTGCGACGGGCTTTTCAAGGTCTTTACCCCAGAAGAAGCTGTGAACTTCATCTTGTCCTGCCTTGAG GATGACAAGATCCAGACCCGGGAAGGGAAGCCTGCTGTTGATGCCCGCTATGAAGCTGCATGCAACAGGCTGGCCAACAAGGCAGTGCAGCGGGGCTCAGCAGACAACGTGACGGTGATGGTGGTGAGGATAGGACACTGA
- the Ilkap gene encoding integrin-linked kinase-associated serine/threonine phosphatase 2C isoform X15 has translation MQDAHVILNDITQECNPPSSLITRVSYFAVFDGHGGIRASKFAAQNLHQNLIRKFPKGDIISVEKTVKRCLLDTFKHTDEEFLKQASSQDGRVLGVLEVSRSIGDGQYKRCGVTSVPDIRRCQLTPNDRFILLACDGLFKVFTPEEAVNFILSCLEDDKIQTREGKPAVDARYEAACNRLANKAVQRGSADNVTVMVVRIGH, from the exons ATGCAGGATGCCCATGTCATCCTGAACGATATCACTCAGGAGTGTAATCCTCCATCATCTCTCAT TACTCGGGTTTCATACTTTGCTGTGTTTGATGGACATGGAGGAATACGAGCCTCGAAATTTGCTGCACAGAATTTGCACCAGAACTTAATCAGGAAATTTCCTAAAG GAGATATAATCAGTGTGGAGAAGACTGTAAAGAGGTGTCTGCTAGATACTTTTAAGCACACCGATGAAGAGTTCCTGAAACAGGCTTCAAGCCA AGATGGGCGTGTCTTGGGCGTGCTGGAGGTATCGCGTTCCATTGGAGATGGGCAGTACAAGCGCTGTGGGGTCACATCTGTGCCTGATATCAGACGCTGCCAGCTGACCCCCAATGACAG GTTCATTTTGCTGGCTTGCGACGGGCTTTTCAAGGTCTTTACCCCAGAAGAAGCTGTGAACTTCATCTTGTCCTGCCTTGAG GATGACAAGATCCAGACCCGGGAAGGGAAGCCTGCTGTTGATGCCCGCTATGAAGCTGCATGCAACAGGCTGGCCAACAAGGCAGTGCAGCGGGGCTCAGCAGACAACGTGACGGTGATGGTGGTGAGGATAGGACACTGA
- the Ilkap gene encoding integrin-linked kinase-associated serine/threonine phosphatase 2C isoform X12, with protein MQDAHVILNDITQECNPPSSLITRVSYFAVFDGHGGIRASKFAAQNLHQNLIRKFPKGDIISVEKTVKRCLLDTFKHTDEEFLKQASSQKPAWKDGSTATCVLAVDNILYIANLGDSRAILCRYNEESQKHAALSLSKEHNPTQYEERMRIQKAGGNVRDGRVLGVLEVSRSIGDGQYKRCGVTSVPDIRRCQLTPNDRFILLACDGLFKVFTPEEAVNFILSCLEDDKIQTREGKPAVDARYEAACNRLANKAVQRGSADNVTVMVVRIGH; from the exons ATGCAGGATGCCCATGTCATCCTGAACGATATCACTCAGGAGTGTAATCCTCCATCATCTCTCAT TACTCGGGTTTCATACTTTGCTGTGTTTGATGGACATGGAGGAATACGAGCCTCGAAATTTGCTGCACAGAATTTGCACCAGAACTTAATCAGGAAATTTCCTAAAG GAGATATAATCAGTGTGGAGAAGACTGTAAAGAGGTGTCTGCTAGATACTTTTAAGCACACCGATGAAGAGTTCCTGAAACAGGCTTCAAGCCA GAAGCCTGCCTGGAAAGACGGGTCCACTGCCACGTGTGTCCTGGCTGTGGACAACATCCTGTATATCGCCAACCTTGGAGATAGTCGG GCAATCCTGTGTCGATATAATGAGGAAAGTCAGAAGCACGCAGCCTTAAGCCTCAGCAAAGAGCACAACCCAACTCAGTATGAAGAGCGCATGAGGATACAGAAAGCTGGAGGGAATGTCAG AGATGGGCGTGTCTTGGGCGTGCTGGAGGTATCGCGTTCCATTGGAGATGGGCAGTACAAGCGCTGTGGGGTCACATCTGTGCCTGATATCAGACGCTGCCAGCTGACCCCCAATGACAG GTTCATTTTGCTGGCTTGCGACGGGCTTTTCAAGGTCTTTACCCCAGAAGAAGCTGTGAACTTCATCTTGTCCTGCCTTGAG GATGACAAGATCCAGACCCGGGAAGGGAAGCCTGCTGTTGATGCCCGCTATGAAGCTGCATGCAACAGGCTGGCCAACAAGGCAGTGCAGCGGGGCTCAGCAGACAACGTGACGGTGATGGTGGTGAGGATAGGACACTGA
- the Ilkap gene encoding integrin-linked kinase-associated serine/threonine phosphatase 2C isoform X8 — MDLFGDLPEPERAPRPSAGKEAQGRPVLFEDLPPASSTDSGSGGPLLFDDLPPAASGNSGSLATSGSQVVKTEGKGAKRKAPEEEKNGGEELVEKKVCKASSVIFGLKGYVAERKGEREEMQDAHVILNDITQECNPPSSLITRVSYFAVFDGHGGIRASKFAAQNLHQNLIRKFPKGDIISVEKTVKRCLLDTFKHTDEEFLKQASSQDGRVLGVLEVSRSIGDGQYKRCGVTSVPDIRRCQLTPNDRFILLACDGLFKVFTPEEAVNFILSCLEDDKIQTREGKPAVDARYEAACNRLANKAVQRGSADNVTVMVVRIGH, encoded by the exons ATGGACCTCTTCGGGGACCTGCCGGAGCCCGAGCGCGCGCCGCGGCCATCTGCCG GGAAGGAAGCACAGGGACGACCCGTGCTCTTTGAGGACCTGCCCCCGGCCAGCAGTACTGACTCAG GCTCTGGGGGACCTTTACTCTTTGATGATCTTCCGCCTGCTGCCAGTGGCAATTCAG GTTCTCTTGCCACATCAGGTTCCCAGGTGGTGAAGACTGAAGGgaaaggagcaaagaggaaagccCCTGAGGAGGAGAAGAATGGCGGTGAAGAGCTTGTGGAAAAGAAAGTTTGTAAAG CCTCTTCGGTGATCTTTGGTCTGAAAGGCTATGTGGCAGAGCGGAAGGGTGAGAGGGAGGAGATGCAGGATGCCCATGTCATCCTGAACGATATCACTCAGGAGTGTAATCCTCCATCATCTCTCAT TACTCGGGTTTCATACTTTGCTGTGTTTGATGGACATGGAGGAATACGAGCCTCGAAATTTGCTGCACAGAATTTGCACCAGAACTTAATCAGGAAATTTCCTAAAG GAGATATAATCAGTGTGGAGAAGACTGTAAAGAGGTGTCTGCTAGATACTTTTAAGCACACCGATGAAGAGTTCCTGAAACAGGCTTCAAGCCA AGATGGGCGTGTCTTGGGCGTGCTGGAGGTATCGCGTTCCATTGGAGATGGGCAGTACAAGCGCTGTGGGGTCACATCTGTGCCTGATATCAGACGCTGCCAGCTGACCCCCAATGACAG GTTCATTTTGCTGGCTTGCGACGGGCTTTTCAAGGTCTTTACCCCAGAAGAAGCTGTGAACTTCATCTTGTCCTGCCTTGAG GATGACAAGATCCAGACCCGGGAAGGGAAGCCTGCTGTTGATGCCCGCTATGAAGCTGCATGCAACAGGCTGGCCAACAAGGCAGTGCAGCGGGGCTCAGCAGACAACGTGACGGTGATGGTGGTGAGGATAGGACACTGA
- the Ilkap gene encoding integrin-linked kinase-associated serine/threonine phosphatase 2C isoform X6 yields the protein MDLFGDLPEPERAPRPSAGSGGPLLFDDLPPAASGNSGSQVVKTEGKGAKRKAPEEEKNGGEELVEKKVCKASSVIFGLKGYVAERKGEREEMQDAHVILNDITQECNPPSSLITRVSYFAVFDGHGGIRASKFAAQNLHQNLIRKFPKGDIISVEKTVKRCLLDTFKHTDEEFLKQASSQKPAWKDGSTATCVLAVDNILYIANLGDSRAILCRYNEESQKHAALSLSKEHNPTQYEERMRIQKAGGNVRDGRVLGVLEVSRSIGDGQYKRCGVTSVPDIRRCQLTPNDRFILLACDGLFKVFTPEEAVNFILSCLEDDKIQTREGKPAVDARYEAACNRLANKAVQRGSADNVTVMVVRIGH from the exons ATGGACCTCTTCGGGGACCTGCCGGAGCCCGAGCGCGCGCCGCGGCCATCTGCCG GCTCTGGGGGACCTTTACTCTTTGATGATCTTCCGCCTGCTGCCAGTGGCAATTCAG GTTCCCAGGTGGTGAAGACTGAAGGgaaaggagcaaagaggaaagccCCTGAGGAGGAGAAGAATGGCGGTGAAGAGCTTGTGGAAAAGAAAGTTTGTAAAG CCTCTTCGGTGATCTTTGGTCTGAAAGGCTATGTGGCAGAGCGGAAGGGTGAGAGGGAGGAGATGCAGGATGCCCATGTCATCCTGAACGATATCACTCAGGAGTGTAATCCTCCATCATCTCTCAT TACTCGGGTTTCATACTTTGCTGTGTTTGATGGACATGGAGGAATACGAGCCTCGAAATTTGCTGCACAGAATTTGCACCAGAACTTAATCAGGAAATTTCCTAAAG GAGATATAATCAGTGTGGAGAAGACTGTAAAGAGGTGTCTGCTAGATACTTTTAAGCACACCGATGAAGAGTTCCTGAAACAGGCTTCAAGCCA GAAGCCTGCCTGGAAAGACGGGTCCACTGCCACGTGTGTCCTGGCTGTGGACAACATCCTGTATATCGCCAACCTTGGAGATAGTCGG GCAATCCTGTGTCGATATAATGAGGAAAGTCAGAAGCACGCAGCCTTAAGCCTCAGCAAAGAGCACAACCCAACTCAGTATGAAGAGCGCATGAGGATACAGAAAGCTGGAGGGAATGTCAG AGATGGGCGTGTCTTGGGCGTGCTGGAGGTATCGCGTTCCATTGGAGATGGGCAGTACAAGCGCTGTGGGGTCACATCTGTGCCTGATATCAGACGCTGCCAGCTGACCCCCAATGACAG GTTCATTTTGCTGGCTTGCGACGGGCTTTTCAAGGTCTTTACCCCAGAAGAAGCTGTGAACTTCATCTTGTCCTGCCTTGAG GATGACAAGATCCAGACCCGGGAAGGGAAGCCTGCTGTTGATGCCCGCTATGAAGCTGCATGCAACAGGCTGGCCAACAAGGCAGTGCAGCGGGGCTCAGCAGACAACGTGACGGTGATGGTGGTGAGGATAGGACACTGA